The DNA window TTAAGACAAGCAAGAAGCCAAGTAGGATAGGtagaaaacatgtaaacacattcttAAGTTCCTGCAGTCCTTAAATATTCCTAACAAACAGTCGTCCACTTTGCGTCTGCTTACATTCATGCTGGTCTCCTCGCCAACAGGCTGACCCCTTGGAGATGCTGGGGTTTGGCTTTTCTCCATACTTCTATTTGAATGTTGCTGCTGGGCTGATGACGCACGTGGGCAAATATCGCTCATCACCAAGTCTATCTTCTCTTCACCGTCTGAGACTTCCTCCTGTTCGTTACATTCTGGAAGAGGCGTTGGGGGCTGACAGTCGCTAAGCAAGTAGGGTAGGTGGTCCTCCTCGATGGAGATGATCCTCTGGAAGTGCCCTCGTGCGTCTGCTAGGCGAGACGGTCGGCACGAACCGTTCACTTGGCTGTGCGTCACGGAACAGGAGTTCggctcctcctcgtcctcactGCGAATGCAAAGTAACGTTACAGCACAATAACGCAGTGTTGCTGATGAAAACAATCTCCTTAAAATGTGCATTCAGTGTCTCAGCTGTGGATAAATCACCttttgaagacattttcatcTGCGTGTTTTACAACAGAGCCGAGAGGCCTCTGCTTCAAAACTGTCGTCTTAGAAGTCTTTGGTTTCTGCAAAGTAAAAAGGCAAAGAATCAATTCCAGGAGCAGTCAAGTTTTTAGCTTAATTCGGAATTGTTTGAAAAAGCACCTGTAAGGTGTACCATGCACAGAGGCTAAATTTTAATAATCTATAAAAATTCAATTGCATGAAACACACCTCATAGCATATGTCCCTTTCATCCCGTAAATGTTTGTTCATTTCCCTGCACAAGAAAAAAGGAGATATAGAAGACAGAGTGAGAACCTCATAATGTGGTAAGTGGTAAAACCCATTATCAGTGCCTATCTTGTTTGATATGCTATATGTGATATATAAAAGCCACAGTAATTCTAAAGCATCCTCATTTTCTTCAGGTGCATTCTCACACAAAAGCCTGTGCAGTACACATTTTCTtggatatttattatatatatgtattgaagcacattcagtttgaaataaagaaattgacaaaatatttacagactTAATTCTAACTAATCCTCAGTATTCTTTAGAAAATCATTTGCTATTGATTGGCTGAGCCACAGACGGACATGAGCAGACGCCCTCAGTTTCACTACTGCCACATTCTCcacttccttttattttcttcatgtcTCGCCTGAGCAAATGGAACAAGTGTTACCACAGTTTTTATCCATACCTCAACAGGTCCACCTGTTTGAGGAggctcgctcgctctctctgcAGTCCTTCAGTTAGTCTGTATATTTCCCTGTGTTGACCAACAATGCATTCATCATTAGTAAGACTCTATAAGTAAGCAAAGCAGATGATCCTGTGGTTACACGTTACAACATTTGAGAAAACATGACCCCGAGCAAATAAAGACAACAGAcattatctttctttcttcttcttcttagcaTCCTAGCATCATAACCTTTGAAACACCATATGTCCGTGcagtatataaaataaatgcattgtgAATCACCTTGACGAACTTAAGACACAGGAATATGCTTGTGAGTCAGAGCAAACAGCCTACCTCTAGCAGTATGAGTCAGCGTATTGTAAATTTGTAAATGTCACTTGGTGCAGTCATTTCAGTAACAATTTGAGGTCTTGATTGACACTCACTGACACTACAAACTGTGCACCTATCCCTTTGCGTCTGGGGTACCACTCACATCTCCTTCTCGTCATGAAGTCGTGCAGACTGCTCCTGCAGTAAACACAGCTGCTCCTGTGCCAGGTTAAGCTCTTGGCTGGTGTGCTCCAGCTCCCGCGCCAACTCATCATTTGTCTGCTTTAACTTCACGTTCTCCACTTTGGTTTCGTGTTGTTCACTGTGGAGCTCCTGGCACTGACTTTCCAACTGGAGACAGATGGGTAATCATGAAAGAAACTGGGAACGGGAAGACATCTCAGATAaaatacagtggtggaaaacagTTTCGGACACAATTGAAATGTTACACTCAAATATTGTTTACTCAAATATTACCATGAAAtatgaaaacctttttttgcGTTTCAAAGgttgtggctgcattagacagacacaaacaaatacaaattatatttatttcctgCACTTCTGGTGGTGATtttggctgagaatctgtatcttcagatgtgtttcctgtgttaggttCTTTGTTTtaagccatttttgtctctgaagacctttcaaatgtactggctttatgtGGACAcgaagcacagcaacagaaaaatgtgtcttttattaaaaagcACAGCCTTTTCTTTAGCgtatcactggtaccaaaacgATCCAGTACtcaaaaatgtatgtatttttatagaACCACGTTTTTAATGGCTGCTTTAGGATGTGTTTAGtattttttgtctgtgactgtacttgaagacctaagagtgattcttaatgcaatatttcacaaatgcatgtgtccgaaaacttttttccaccactgtagataaacaatcaatcaatatCAATATTTCAGCAACTGCATTTCAGGTCCTCATTTGTTGAATACACATTGTCATTGTCAACCTCCTCAGCTTAAGAATGCATGCctgttaaatgaacattttaactaTCCCCCCACACTGGTCATATGGTGAACACAAGAGGACAGAATGCGTTAGAACAAACACTAGACATCTGACTGTCTATGACGACAAGCTGCCATACGATAATATTCATTACCGTACCGTATGCTCTGTAAACCATGCTAGCAATTACACCAGAGCACGACTGACTGGTTCttcaaaaacaggaaacattatCAGTGAACACTTATCAGCAGTGACCTGTTGATATGTTAATGTGACATGTGCTAAGGTGGGTGACGACCATAAAAAGTCCCTGTTAGCACGACGCTAATAAATTCCAGTTTGTTAATTACGCTTAAAACCATCGCATTCTGTTATTCGTCATCTTGTTTCCATTGCAGGGAGACTCATCTTGCAGGCAACCACTCACCCGTCTCTGTTTCTGGAAGAGCTGCTCCAGCTCCCTCTCCTTTCTggacagctgctgctccaggtcTTGACTGCGAGACAGAAACCGCTCGTAGTCCTTGAGTAGCAATAAAATAGACACGGAGACAAAGCACAGGGatgaaaattaataataaaatgtatttgatgaAGTAAAGAGAGGCTTTTACTGTCAGTGAAAACATCCATAATTGTTTTGTACCTGCAGCACAATTctgtccttttcatttttaatttgctgctCCATTTCCTCATACAGGCGCTGGATCTCATCGTCATGCGTTGCTGCTTTTCTGCATTGATAAAATTCTCTATTTGTAAGTGACACAGCACTGACTACACAGAAAAAAGCTTCCTTAAGTAAAGTATTCACTTATTAAAGAACCActtcacagcacagagacactcTAAACGTAATTAAGTTCCAACCTTTTACAATGACCAGTAATGAAATATATAGAGGCTCACTGACTTTTTGAGAGcactctccatctccctcttctCTTGGTTTGCCTCAATGATCTGGGATGTCACTCTGGCTAGGAAGTCCTCAAAATTGGATAAAAGGTGCGGTTCATCGCGGCGCAGCTGAGCCCACAGACTGCGCACTTCAGCCGGGCTGAGGGGACAGAATTAAGGATGTAAACAACAAATGCAGCTTCGGTCAGTTTGTGTTGACATCTGCAAAATTGTCATTGTCATGATGAAGAACTGAATATGTGATGAAGACATGTctgaattatatttttatttagcaAGGCAGGAaggaattatatttttatttaggaAGGCAAA is part of the Mugil cephalus isolate CIBA_MC_2020 chromosome 10, CIBA_Mcephalus_1.1, whole genome shotgun sequence genome and encodes:
- the cracr2aa gene encoding EF-hand calcium-binding domain-containing protein 4B isoform X2, coding for MKSFLLVRRSWRTYSTHLTLMATDTSPSASSPPALVCEFMFGQKIPTEEGMVEKTPNKCPPEVLYQNQWEESMARVDEDEEEKHFRMLMESLGANSVFEDPAEVRSLWAQLRRDEPHLLSNFEDFLARVTSQIIEANQEKREMESALKKKAATHDDEIQRLYEEMEQQIKNEKDRIVLQDYERFLSRSQDLEQQLSRKERELEQLFQKQRRLESQCQELHSEQHETKVENVKLKQTNDELARELEHTSQELNLAQEQLCLLQEQSARLHDEKEMEIYRLTEGLQRERASLLKQVDLLREMNKHLRDERDICYEKPKTSKTTVLKQRPLGSVVKHADENVFKSEDEEEPNSCSVTHSQVNGSCRPSRLADARGHFQRIISIEEDHLPYLLSDCQPPTPLPECNEQEEVSDGEEKIDLVMSDICPRASSAQQQHSNRSMEKSQTPASPRGQPVGEETSMNDEGGGPSAPDRLFKIVLVGNSSVGKTSLLRRFCDDSFHPGTSATVGIDYSVKTIAVDNSQVALQMWDTAGQERYRSITKQFFRKADGVVVMYDITDDQTFTAVRQWLTSVKEGAGEDIPIMLLGNKTDKEIERTVQKGVGERLAKDCQMTFYECSACSGHNVVESMIHLARILKEQEDREKEKTVRLVSVPSEKKKSCC